A portion of the Sabethes cyaneus chromosome 3, idSabCyanKW18_F2, whole genome shotgun sequence genome contains these proteins:
- the LOC128744474 gene encoding ras-related protein Rab-8A yields the protein MAKTYDYLFKLLLIGDSGVGKTCILFRFSEDAFNTTFISTIGIDFKIRTIELDGKKIKLQIWDTAGQERFRTITTAYYRGAMGIMLVYDITQEKSFENIKNWIRNIEENASADVEKMLLGNKCELNEKRQVTRDRGEQLAVEYGIKFMETSAKASINVDEAFFTLARDIKCKMEKRLEANNPPKGGHQLKASEQPRKAPSWLSKCNLF from the exons ATGGCGAAAACGTACGATTATCTTTTCAAGCTTCTGCTGATTGGTGATTCCGGTGTCGGCAAAACGTGCATTCTATTTCGCTTCTCCGAGGATGCATTCAATACGACCTTCATCAGCACCATCG GCATTGACTTCAAAATAAGAACTATAGAACTGGatggtaaaaaaattaaattacaaatATG GGACACCGCCGGCCAGGAACGATTCCGCACAATCACGACCGCATACTACCGCGGTGCAATGGGTATCATGCTAGTATACGATATCACACAGGAAAAGTCAtttgaaaatatcaaaaactgGATCCGGAACATTGAGGAGAATGCATCGGCGGACGTTGAGAAGATGCTACTGGGGAACAAATGCGAGCTGAACGAGAAGCGACAG GTGACTCGAGACCGAGGCGAGCAACTAGCGGTAGAGTATGGTATCAAATTCATGGAAACCTCCGCGAAGGCTAGTATTAATGTGGACGAAGCATTTTTCACACTTGCCCGAGATATCAAGtgcaaaatggaaaaacgatTG GAAGCGAACAATCCACCTAAGGGAGGTCATCAGCTGAAAGCGTCCGAGCAACCCCGGAAGGCACCGAGTTGGTTATCCAAGTGCAATCTGTTTTGA